A window from Drosophila willistoni isolate 14030-0811.24 chromosome XR unlocalized genomic scaffold, UCI_dwil_1.1 Seg143, whole genome shotgun sequence encodes these proteins:
- the LOC6646492 gene encoding E3 ubiquitin-protein ligase NRDP1, which produces MGYDVNRFQGDVDEELTCPICSGVLEDPLQAVMCEHAFCRGCINEWLTRQPTCPVDRNSLTTANLRAVPRILRNLLSRLSITCDNAPYGCTAVLKLDAYNSHLEECIHNPKRPFPCEKGCGFDIPKDELKDHNCVRELRTLIVKQTEKMGELKSELTDQQLTINELKRELQLFKDFMRAMRVSNPAMRAIADQMERDEVIRWSSALPRARVTRWGGMISTPDDALQLMIKRALSESGCPPHILDSLMEFCHERRWPRGLASLETRQNNRRIYDNYVCRRIPGKQAVLVLSCDNLHMTEDVMIDPGLVMIFAHGIE; this is translated from the exons ATGGGGTACGATGTAAATCGCTTTCAGGGCGATGTAGACGAGGAATTAACCTGTCCAATTTGCTCAGGAGTTCTAGAAGATCCCCTGCAG GCGGTGATGTGTGAGCACGCCTTCTGTCGCGGATGCATTAACGAGTGGCTCACTCGACAACCAACATGTCCTGTCGATCGGAATTCCTTGACCACAGCCAACTTGCGCGCAGTGCCACGAATCTTGCGCAACCTGCTGTCGCGTCTCTCTATTACCTGTGACAATGCGCCATATGGCTGCACAGCTGTGCTCAAGCTAGATGCATACAATTCTCATTTGGAAGAGTGTATCCATAATCCGAAGCGTCCGTTTCCCTGCGAGAAAGGCTGCGGGTTCGATATCCCTAAGGATGAGCTCAAAGATCACAACTGTGTAAGGGAACTGCGTACGCTAATTGTGaagcaaacagaaaaaatgGGTGAATTAAAATCGGAGCTAACAGATCAACAGCTAACCATCAATGAGCTGAAGCGGGAACTGCAGTTATTTAAAGATTTTATGCGTGCCATGCGCGTATCAAATCCAGCTATGCGGGCAATCGCCGATCAAATGGAACGCGATGAGGTGATACGTTGGAGTTCGGCACTTCCCCGGGCCAGAGTAACACGGTGGGGCGGCATGATCTCCACACCAGATGATGCATTACAGCTAATGATAAAGCGTGCTCTCTCCGAATCCGGGTGTCCGCCTCACATTTTGGATAGTCTTATGGAATTCTGTCACGAAAGACGCTGGCCGCGAGGCTTGGCCTCCCTAGAGACCCGTCAGAATAATCGTCGCATCTATGACAACTATGTGTGTCGTCGCATTCCAG GCAAACAAGCAGTGCTCGTCTTAAGCTGCGATAATTTACACATGACCGAGGATGTCATGATCGATCCTGGACTGGTTATGATCTTTGCACATGGCATTGAATAA
- the LOC6646427 gene encoding protein big brother, protein MMNDAAALANMIPYDTIGLYEQPKPRFIFKMPRVVPDQKSKFESDELFRRLSREGEIRYTGYRERSIEERQARFLNGCREGHTETSFVASGTNLQLVFNANQNPYLHDKECDFEKEHGKVHIKSYFIMNGVCVRFRGWLDLERLDGVGCLEYDERRAMHEDAILRDQIDRYNQRLREFEDTKRAYRDNRQDEMEAVRRGVVSGGIGVGASMWRR, encoded by the coding sequence ATGATGAACGATGCTGCAGCTCTGGCAAATATGATTCCCTACGACACAATTGGACTCTACGAGCAGCCCAAGCCCCGATTCATTTTCAAGATGCCCCGTGTGGTGCCTGACCAGAAATCCAAGTTCGAGAGCGATGAGTTATTTCGCCGTTTGTCGCGGGAGGGTGAGATTCGTTATACGGGATATCGGGAACGATCCATTGAAGAGCGACAAGCGAGATTCCTAAACGGCTGCCGCGAAGGCCACACAGAGACAAGCTTTGTGGCATCGGGCACCAATCTTCAGTTGGTGTTCAATGCAAATCAGAATCCCTACCTGCACGACAAAGAGTGCGATTTTGAAAAGGAGCATGGCAAGGTGCATATCAAATCGTACTTTATTATGAACGGTGTATGTGTGCGTTTTCGTGGCTGGCTGGATCTGGAAAGGTTAGACGGCGTGGGATGTCTAGAGTACGACGAGCGTCGCGCCATGCACGAGGATGCCATTCTTCGCGACCAGATCGATCGTTATAATCAGCGGCTTCGCGAATTTGAGGATACCAAGCGAGCCTATCGTGACAATCGCCAGGATGAGATGGAGGCCGTACGACGGGGTGTCGTTTCTGGCGGAATCGGTGTAGGAGCCAGTATGTGGCGACGTTAG
- the LOC6646425 gene encoding vacuolar protein sorting-associated protein VTA1 homolog, with protein sequence MEFPPCPPSLKSIQHFLKLAQEHDNRDVIIAYWARLYALQVGLKASTQSPEETKLLLAIMDWLEQMKKQHADNEALTNDVAAQAHIENYALKLFLYADKQDREENFGKNMVKAFYSSGVLYDILQTFGELSEEATQNRKYAKWKAAYIHNCLKTGETPKPFAAPDDTEQEESAGNPASGEGDEGNNIGHEASGGGGDPAISDNANDAVQPSSPTTQITPPTAEEVLNNPNKLPSPPVEEEKPGGFEPYVPTAQPHPAAATIYQPIEPVAGVQITPDQMITAQKYCKYAGSALNYDDVKTAIVNLQKALKLLSTGSE encoded by the exons ATGGAGTTTCCACCGTGTCCACCCTCTTTGAAATCGATACAGCATTTTCTCAAATTGGCACAGGAACATGACAATCGGGATGTGATCATTGCATATTGGGCAAGACTCTA TGCCCTGCAGGTGGGTCTGAAGGCCTCCACCCAGAGTCCCGAGGAAACGAAACTGCTGTTGG CCATAATGGACTGGTTAGAGCAGATGAAAAAGCAGCACGCCGATAATGAAGCCTTAACCAACGATGTTGCTGCCCAGGCACACATTGAGAACTATgcattgaaattatttttgtatgcCGACAAACAGGATCGCGAAGAGAATTTTGGCAA GAACATGGTCAAGGCGTTCTATTCTAGCGGAGTACTTTACGACATTTTGCAAACATTTGGTGAACTGAGTGAGGAAGCGACGCAGAATCGCAAATATGCCAAATGGAAGGCCGCCTACATTCACAATTGCTTGAAGACGGGGGAAACGCCCAAACCCTTTGCTGCACCCGATGACACTGAGCAAGAGGAGTCCGCTGGAAATCCGGCCAGTGGGGAAGGTGACGAAGGTAACAACATTGGCCATGAAGCTAGCGGTGGCGGTGGGGATCCGGCTATCTCTGACAATGCCAATGACGCAGTGCAACCATCTTCGCCAACTACGCAAATAACACCTCCCACAGCCGAGGAAGTGCTAAATAATCCAAACAAATTGCCCAGTCCACCAGTAGAGGAGGAGAAACCTGGTGGCTTTGAGCCATATGTGCCTACAGCACAGCCTCATCCAGCTGCTGCTACCATTTACCAGCCAATTGAACCAGTGGCTGGAGTCCAAATAACACCAGATCAGATGATTACGGCCCAAAAGTACTGCAAATATGCGGGCAGTGCCCTCAATTATGACGATGTAAAGACAGCCATTGTTAATTTGCAAAAGGCTTTAAAACTGCTGAGCACTGGGTCCGAATAA
- the LOC6646426 gene encoding peroxisomal membrane protein 2: MSISKPLYSLFGTYLEQLFNHPVRTKSITASVLATTANVTSQRLAGAKKLNQHSVFAYGLYGFIFGGSVPHYFYQTVERLFDDDVRFRRFFLFLSERLVYAPIYQVLSLYFLSLFEGNSHSTAVKNVEKLYWPLLRANWQYLSLFVYLNMAYVPPMFRSIFMGIISFIWVVYIAQKRRRFQEKQAAEKSK; this comes from the exons ATGTCCATTTCCAAGCCTCTTTACTCCCTTTTCGGTACTTATCTGGAACAACTTTTCAACCATCCAGTGCGTACGAAGTCCATAACGGC GTCAGTCTTAGCTACCACAGCTAATGTTACATCCCAGCGTCTGGCGGGAGCGAAAAAACTCAACCAGCACAGTGTGTTTGCGTATGGACTTTATGGATTTATCTTTGGTGGCAGTGTACCCCACTATTTTTATCAAACCGTTGAGCGGCTTTTCGATGATGATGTTCGTTTTAGGCGtttcttcttgttcttgtcGGAACGTTTAGTCTATGCTCCGATCTATCAGGTTCTTTCCTTATACTTCCTCTCTTTATTCGAGGGTAATTCACATAGCACAGCCGTAAAGAATGTGGAAAAACTATATTGGCCACTACTGCGTGCCAATTGGCAATATTTATCTTTGTTTGTCTATCTAAATATGGCTTATGTACCACCCATG TTCCGATCTATATTCATGGGAATCATATCCTTTATTTGGGTGGTGTACATTGCCCAGAAACGCCGACGGTTCCAAGAGAAACAGGCCGCCGAGAAATCGAAATAG
- the LOC6646494 gene encoding putative U5 small nuclear ribonucleoprotein 200 kDa helicase encodes MADAAARQLQYEYKANSNLVLQADVRLIERPRRDEATGEVCSLVGKLDGTRMGDRYQRTKPEKTEERKQKRQKRDEAQYDFERMKGATLLSEGIDEMVGIVYRPKTQETRQTYEVLLSFIQEALGDQPRDILCGAADEILAVLKNDRLKDREKKKDVDSLLGSVTDERFALLVNLGKKITDFGSEAVNALAATQPNEEQIDETYGINVQFEESEEESDNDMYGEIRDEEGGQDEGEEARIDHTLHSENLANEDAATNVKKDRVTLHPLDIDAYWLQRCLSKFYKDAMISQSKAADVLKILKDAADERDCENQLVLLLGYDCFDFIKQLKLNRQMILYCTMLASAQTDSERQRIREKMRGNTALAKILKHLDTGKATDEGADGAEGDSRGGGKRGKGHADGEDGDQSAGQVAGVRQLLELDELAFTQGSHFMANKRCQLPDGSYRKQRKGYEEVHVPALKAVPFDANEELQPIDKLPKYVQPVFQGFKTLNRIQSRLYKAALDSDENMLLCAPTGAGKTNVALLTMMREIGKHINEDGTINSQDFKIIYVAPMKSLVQEMVGNFGRRLACYNLVVSELTGDHQLTREQIAATQVIVCTPEKWDIITRKGGERTFVSLVRLVIIDEIHLLHDERGPVLEALVARTIRQIETTQEEVRLVGLSATLPNYQDVAAFLRVKPDKGLFYFDNSYRPVSLEQQYIGVTEKKALKRFQVMNEIVYEKTMEHAGRNQVLVFVHSRKETGKTARAVRDMCLEQDTLGSFLREGSASMEVLRTEAEQVKNTELKELLPYGFAIHHAGMSRVDRTLVEDLFADRHIQVLVSTATLAWGVNLPAHTVIIKGTQVYNPEKGRWVELSALDVLQMLGRAGRPQYDTKGEGILITNHSELQFYLSLLNQQLPIESQFISKLPDMLNAEIVLGTVQHLQDAVNWLGYTYLYIRMLRNPTLYGVSHDAIKADPLLEQHRADLLHTAACCLERSGLIKYERKTGHFQVTDLGRIASHYYLTHETMLTYNQLLKQTLSEIELFRVFSLSSEFRHISVREEEKLELQKLMERVPIPIKESIEEHSAKVNVLLQAYISQLKLEGFALMSDMVFITQSAARLMRAIYEIVLTRGWAQLADKTLTLCKMIDRRMWQSMTPLRQFKKMPDEIAKKLEKKHFPWSRLYDLEPHELGELIRVPKLGKTIHKFVHQFPKLDLSTHIQPITRSTLRVELTITPDFQWDEKVHGASEGFWVLIEDVDSELILHHEFFLLKQKYAQDEHQLKFFVPIFEPLPPQYFLRIVSDRWIGAETQLPVSFRHLILPEKNMPPTELLDLQPLPISALRQPKFESFYNQKFAQFNPIQTQVFNAVYNSDENVFVGAPTGSGKMTIAEFAIMRLFTNQADGRCVYLVSQEALADSVFADWHSKFSALDIKVVKLTGETGTDLKLIAKGQLIITTADKWDVLSRRWKQRKNVQLVNLFIVDELQLVGGEDGPVLEIVCSRMRYISSQIEKQIRIMALSASLTDARDVAQWLGCNPNATFNFHPSVRPIPLELHIQGFNVTHNATRIATMSKPVYNSILKWSAHKPVIVFVSSRKQARLTAIDVLTYAASDLQPNRFFHAEEEDIQPFLERITDKTLKETLAQGVAYLHEGLTASDHRLVEQLFDSGAIQVAVVSRDLCWGMSISAHLAIIMDTQFYNGKNHSYEDYPITDVLQMIGRANRPNEDADAKCVLMCQSSKKDFFKKFINEPLPIESHLDHRMHDHFNAEVVTKTIENKQDAVDYLTWTFLYRRLTQNPNYYNLQGVTHRHLSDHLSELVENTLSDLEQSKCISVEDDMDTLPLNLGMIAAYYYINYTTIELFSLSLNSKTKVRGLLEIISSAAEYEEVMVRHHEEQVLRTLSQRLPNKLTGPNETAPKFNDPHIKTNLLLQAHLSRLQLGPELQGDTEQILSKAIRLIQACVDVLSSNGWLSPAVAAMELAQMVTQAMWSKDSYLRQLPHFSTEIVKRCAEKKIETVFDIMELEDEDRSRLLQLSDTQMADVARFCNRYPNIELNYEVVDKDRINSGSTVNVVVQLEREDEVTGPVIAPFFPQKREEGWWVVIGDPKSNSLLSIKRLTLQQKAKVKLDFVAPSPGKHDYTLYYMSDSYLGCDQEYKFSIEVGDFQSESESESD; translated from the exons ATGGCTGATGCCGCAGCACGTCAGTTGCAGTATGAGTACAAGGCG AATTCCAATCTTGTGCTGCAAGCAGACGTACGTCTCATTGAGAGACCTCGACGTGATGAGGCCACCGGAGAAGTGTGTTCGCTGGTAGGAAAACTAGATGGCACCCGGATGGGTGATCGCTATCAACGTACGAAGCCAGAGAAAACAGAGGAGCGCAAACAGAAGCGGCAAAAGCGCGATGAAGCTCAGTATGACTTTGAGCGGATGAAGGGAGCTACTTTGCTATCCGAGGGAATAGACGAGATGGTCGGCATTGTGTATCGTCCCAAAACGCAGGAAACGCGACAAACATATGAGGTATTACTGAGTTTTATCCAAGAGGCCCTAGGCGATCAGCCCAGGGATATATTGTGCGGTGCAGCAGATGAAATATTGGCAGTGCTTAAGAATGACCGATTAAAGGATCGGGAGAAGAAAAAAGACGTGGACAGCTTGCTTGGCTCAGTGACGGATGAGCGCTTTGCCTTACTGGTTAATCTGGGTAAAAAGATCACGGACTTTGGCTCCGAGGCGGTGAATGCATTAGCAGCCACACAACCAAATGAGGAGCAGATTGATGAGACATATGGCATCAATGTGCAATTTGAGGAATCTGAAGAGGAAAGCGATAATGATATGTACGGCGAAATCCGCGACGAAGAAGGTGGCCAAGATGAGGGCGAAGAGGCCCGAATAGATCACACACTACACTCTGAAAAC TTGGCCAACGAAGATGCAGCCACTAATGTGAAAAAAGATCGCGTCACATTGCATCCATTAGATATAGATGCTTATTGGCTGCAACGTTGTCTAAGCAAGTTCTACAAAGATGCCATGATCTCGCAAAGTAAAGCAGCCGATGTACTCAAAATACTTAAAGATGCTGCTGACGAGAGGGATTGCGAAAATCAGTTGGTCCTGCTGCTAGGCTACGATTGCTTTGACTTCATCAAACAACTAAAACTCAACCGCCAGATGATTCTGTATTGTACCATGTTGGCCTCGGCTCAAACGGACAGCGAACGTCAACGTATAAGAGAGAAAATGCGTGGAAATACGGCGCTAGCCAAAATTTTGAAACACCTGGACACTGGAAAGGCAACCGACGAGGGAGCTGATGGTGCCGAGGGTGACTCCCGTGGCGGAGGGAAGCGTGGTAAAGGTCACGCTGATGGCGAAGACGGTGATCAGTCGGCTGGTCAAGTAGCTGGAGTTCGACAACTATTAGAATTGGATGAACTGGCCTTCACACAGGGTTCTCATTTTATGGCCAATAAACGTTGCCAGCTTCCGGATGGTTCATATAGAAAGCAACGCAAGGGTTATGAGGAGGTTCATGTGCCAGCCCTCAAAGCTGTTCCATTTGATGCCAATGAAGAGCTGCAGCCCATAGATAAGCTACCCAAATACGTTCAACCCGTATTTCAGGgttttaaaacattaaatCGAATCCAAAGTCGCTTGTATAAGGCCGCCCTGGACAGTGATGAAAATATGCTACTATGTGCTCCCACAGGTGCTGGTAAGACCAATGTGGCTTTACTTACTATGATGCGGGAAATTGGCAAACACATCAATGAAGATGGCACCATTAATTCGCAAGATTTCAAGATAATCTATGTGGCACCCATGAAATCTTTGGTGCAGGAAATGGTGGGAAATTTCGGTAGACGCCTGGCTTGCTACAATCTCGTGGTCTCTGAGTTGACAGGCGATCATCAATTAACTCGTGAACAAATCGCCGCCACCCAGGTTATTGTGTGCACACCAGAGAAATGGGATATTATTACCCGAAAGGGTGGCGAACGCACTTTTGTCAGTTTGGTGCGTTTGGTCATCATCGATGAGATTCATTTGTTGCATGACGAACGCGGTCCGGTGTTGGAAGCCCTTGTGGCTCGTACCATAAGGCAAATTGAAACTACACAGGAGGAAGTGAGATTAGTTGGTCTATCGGCTACTTTGCCCAATTACCAGGATGTGGCTGCATTTTTGCGTGTCAAACCCGATAAGGGACTCTTCTATTTTGACAACAGCTATCGTCCCGTTTCACTGGAGCAGCAGTATATTGGTGTCACTGAGAAAAAGGCCCTCAAACGTTTCCAGGTGATGAATGAAATTGTCTATGAAAAGACCATGGAACATGCTGGAAGAAATCAAGTACTTGTCTTTGTACATTCACGCAAAGAAACGGGCAAAACAGCACGAGCTGTAAGGGATATGTGCCTCGAACAAGATACCCTTGGCAGCTTTCTCCGTGAGGGATCAGCTAGCATGGAAGTTCTTCGAACCGAGGCAGAACAGGTTAAAAATACGGAATTGAAAGAACTTTTGCCATATGGCTTCGCAATCCATCACGCCGGGATGAGTCGAGTGGATCGTACATTAGTGGAGGATCTCTTTGCCGATCGGCATATCCAGGTGCTTGTATCGACGGCTACCTTGGCCTGGGGTGTGAATTTACCAGCTCACACTGTGATAATCAAGGGCACACAGGTCTACAACCCTGAGAAGGGCCGCTGGGTGGAGCTGAGTGCTTTGGATGTGCTGCAAATGTTGGGTCGGGCCGGTCGTCCGCAATATGACACCAAGGGTGAGGGCATTCTGATAACCAATCACTCTGAGCTGCAATTCTATTTGTCGCTTTTAAATCAGCAATTGCCGATTGAATCGCAGTTTATTTCAAAGCTCCCTGATATGTTGAATGCGGAAATTGTTCTCGGAACTGTGCAGCATTTGCAGGATGCAGTTAATTGGCTTGGTTACACCTATTTATACATTCGAATGCTTAGAAATCCCACATTATATGGTGTTTCGCATGATGCAATAAAGGCTGATCCGCTGCTGGAACAGCATAGGGCAGATCTTTTGCACACTGCTGCGTGTTGCCTCGAAAGAAGTGGCCTGATTAAGTACGAACGGAAGACTGGACATTTTCAGGTGACTGATCTGGGACGAATTGCCTCGCATTATTATCTCACCCATGAAACGATGTTGACGTACAATCAATTGTTAAAACAAACACTGAGTGAAATCGAACTATTCCGTGTATTCTCACTGTCATCCGAGTTCAGACACATTTCCGTCAGAGAAGAGGAAAAATTGGAATTGCAAAAACTAATGGAACGTGTACCGATCCCTATTAAGGAGTCCATAGAGGAGCATAGCGCCAAGGTAAATGTTTTACTTCAAGCCTATATATCTCAATTGAAATTGGAAGGATTCGCTTTGATGTCTGATATGGTGTTTATTACGCAATCGGCTGCTCGTCTAATGCGAGCTATCTACGAAATCGTTTTAACCCGCGGCTGGGCTCAGCTGGCAGACAAAACGTTGACCCTATGTAAGATGATCGATCGTCGCATGTGGCAATCAATGACTCCGCTGAGACAATTTAAGAAAATGCCGGATGAGATAGCTAAGAAATTGGAAAAGAAACATTTCCCTTGGTCACGGCTCTACGATTTAGAACCACATGAATTGGGTGAACTTATAAGAGTACCCAAATTGGGAAAGACAATACATAAGTTTGTCCATCAATTTCCGAAACTTGATTTATCCACGCATATACAACCCATTACTAGGAGCACCTTAAGAGTGGAATTGACAATTACCCCAGATTTTCAATGGGATGAAAAGGTTCATGGCGCCTCTGAGGGCTTTTGGGTGTTAATCGAGGATGTGGACTCGGAACTTATACTCCATCATGAATTCTTTTTACTCAAGCAAAAGTACGCTCAGGATGAACATCAGCTAAAGTTCTTTGTGCCCATTTTTGAACCATTGCCTCCGCAGTATTTCCTGCGTATTGTCTCAGATCGCTGGATTGGAGCCGAAACCCAATTGCCAGTATCATTCAGGCACTTAATTTTGCCTGAAAAGAATATGCCACCCACAGAGCTATTGGATTTGCAACCTTTGCCAATTAGTGCTTTGCGTCAGCCGAAATTCGAGTCGTTTTACAATCAGAAATTTGCACAATTCAATCCCATCCAGACGCAAGTTTTCAATGCCGTCTACAACAGCGATGAGAATGTCTTTGTGGGGGCTCCAACCGGCTCGGGCAAGATGACCATAGCTGAATTCGCAATAATGCGTTTATTTACCAATCAAGCCGATGGAAGATGTGTTTACTTGGTATCCCAAGAGGCTCTAGCGGATTCGGTCTTTGCCGATTGGCATAGCAAATTCTCTGCTTTAGATATTAAGGTGGTGAAATTGACCGGGGAAACTGGAACCGATTTGAAGCTTATTGCAAAAGGTCAATTGATTATAACGACTGCCGATAAATGGGATGTCCTGTCACGTCGCTGGAAACAGCGCAAGAATGTGCAATTGGTGAATCTCTTCATTGTGGACGAACTCCAGTTGGTGGGAGGTGAAGACGGTCCCGTCTTGGAGATTGTGTGTTCGCGCATGCGTTACATCAGTTCGCAAATTGAGAAACAGATCCGTATTATGGCATTGTCCGCCTCCCTCACAGATGCCAGAGATGTGGCTCAATGGTTGGGTTGTAATCCGAATGCCACCTTTAATTTCCATCCAAGTGTGCGTCCCATACCCCTGGAATTGCATATACAGGGCTTCAATGTCACCCATAATGCCACACGCATTGCCACGATGTCCAAGCCCGTGTACAACTCAATTTTGAAATGGAGTGCTCACAAGCCGGTAATTGTATTCGTCTCCTCCCGGAAGCAGGCGCGCTTGACGGCTATTGATGTACTGACATATGCCGCCTCAGATTTGCAGCCAAACCGTTTCTTCCATGCCGAGGAGGAAGACATACAGCCATTCCTTGAAAGGATAACGGATAAAACGCTTAAGGAGACTCTGGCGCAAGGTGTTGCCTATTTGCATGAGGGCTTAACCGCCTCAGATCATCGATTGGTCGAACAGCTTTTTGATTCGGGGGCCATCCAAGTTGCTGTTGTCTCCCGTGATCTATGCTGGGGTATGAGCATATCCGCCCATTTGGCTATTATTATGGATACACAATTCTATAATGGTAAAAATCATTCCTATGAGGATTATCCCATCACCGATGTACTACAGATGATTGGACGTGCCAATCGTCCCAACGAGGATGCTGATGCCAAATGTGTGCTCATGTGTCAGAGCAGTAAAAAGGATTTCTTTAAGAAATTCATTAATGAACCCTTACCCATCGAATCGCATTTAGATCACAGAATGCATGATCATTTCAATGCAGAAGTGGTTACCAAAACCATTGAAAACAAACAGGATGCCGTTGATTATCTCACCTGGACATTCTTGTACAGACGACTGACACAGAATCCCAACTATTACAATTTGCAGGGAGTAACCCATCGTCACTTGTCTGATCATTTGTCGGAGCTTGTCGAGAATACGTTAAGTGATTTGGAACAAAGCAAATGCATAAGCGTAGAGGATGATATGGATACACTGCCACTTAACTTGGGCATGATTGCAGCCTACTACTATATCAACTATACGACAATAG AACTCTTTAGTTTGTCGTTGAACAGCAAGACCAAAGTCCGTGGTCTCTTGGAAATTATCTCTTCGGCAGCGGAATATGAGGAAGTAATGGTCCGACATCATGAAGAGCAAGTCCTACGCACTCTATCCCAACGTTTGCCTAATAAGCTAACCGGACCTAATGAAACGGCTCCAAA ATTCAATGATCCgcatattaaaacaaatttgctGCTCCAAGCCCATTTATCCCGCTTACAACTGGGTCCAGAGCTGCAAGGTGACACCGAACAGATCCTGAGCAAGGCCATCCGATTGATTCAGGCTTGTGTGGATGTTTTGAGTTCAAATGGCTGGCTTTCGCCTGCTGTGGCAGCTATGGAACTGGCACAAATGGTCACACAGGCTATGTGGAGCAAGGATTCATATTTGCGTCAATTGCCTCATTTTAGCACCGAAATTGTGAAACGGTGTGCCGAAAAG aAAATTGAGACTGTTTTCGATATCATGGAGTTGGAAGATGAGGATCGATCTCGTCTTCTGCAATTGTCCGATACACAAATGGCTGATGTGGCTCGATTCTGTAACCGGTATCCGAACATTGAACTTAACTACGAAGTGGTGGACAAAGATCGCATCAATTCTGGTTCCACAGTCAATGTTGTCGTACAATTGGAGCGCGAAGATGAGGTAACCGGACCGGTAATTGCTCCATTCTTCCCTCAAAAGCGTGAAGAAGGCTGGTGGGTGGTCATTGGGGATCCTAAAAGTAACTCTCTGCTCTCCATTAAACGTCTTACGTTGCAACAAAAAGCCAAAGTCAAGTTGGACTTTGTGGCCCCGAGCCCTGGAAAACACGATTATACTTTATACTATATGAGCGATTCGTATTTGGGTTGCGATCAGGagtataaattttcaattgaagTGGGTGATTTTCAATCTGAGAGTGAAAGCGAATCGGATTAA
- the LOC6646493 gene encoding ATP-dependent RNA helicase glh-2, protein MNLLISLLIISTICLVAGAPAPQLLNKRNEKQVVHADEEELPSKGATIEEVVVESALYIKPKPNRQQVRRVRSVESKDLLRRIYATHKRVKRQFGGGFSGNPGFGAGGFGGPNSNFGGGFGGNQGFGGNQRFGGNQQFGGQQQTQAGTSAGAGGTKAGVDVGAGPNGGTANANVELNPLGPLGPNGYNQEQAASNGAAQSNYNNGFNSGSSASNAQAQGFQSQSANGSFGASSASTATQAQNSNPFGNNNSAGASLSQVYHLPNGQTINFSSTNSFANGAGGQHGSSHGAAVSVSR, encoded by the exons atgaatttattaatttctttgtTAATAATCTCTACCATTTGTCTGGTAGCGGGAGCTCCAGCCCCGCAGCTGTTGAACAAACGTAACGAAAAACAAGTGGTCCACGCTGACGAAGAAGAGTTAC CTTCGAAAGGTGCTACAATTGAGGAAGTTGTCGTGGAATCTGCTTTATACATTAAACCCAAGCCCAATCGGCAGCAGGTGAGGCGAGTGCGTTCTGTGGAATCAAAGGATTTGCTACGTCGTATTTATGCAACACACAAGCGTGTGAAGCGCCAATTTGGTGGCGGATTTTCTGGAAATCCTGGATTTGGCGCCGGCGGATTTGGTGGTCCCAATTCCAATTTTGGTGGCGGATTTGGTGGTAATCAAGGCTTTGGTGGAAATCAAAGATTTGGAGGGAATCAACAATTTGGCGGACAACAACAAACTCAAGCTGGTACATCGGCCGGTGCCGGTGGTACTAAAGCTGGAGTTGATGTTGGTGCCGGACCCAACGGTGGCACTGCCAACGCCAATGTCGAACTAAATCCCCTTGGTCCTTTGGGGCCCAATGGCTATAATCAGGAACAGGCTGCCTCTAACGGAGCTGCTCAAAGCAATTACAACAACGGTTTTAATTCGGGTTCATCGGCATCAAATGCCCAGGCTCAAGGCTTCCAATCACAGAGTGCTAATGGTTCATTTGGTGCTTCCTCTGCCAGTACAGCAACGCAAGCCCAGAATTCGAATCCCTTTGGcaacaacaattcggcaggaGCCTCTCTTAGTCAAGTTTATCATCTACCCAACGGACAAACGATAAATTTCAGCTCAACCAACAGTTTCGCCAATGGTGCTGGCGGTCAACATGGCAGCAGTCACGGAGCAGCCGTTTCCGTGAGCCGCTAG